The Hoplias malabaricus isolate fHopMal1 chromosome 9, fHopMal1.hap1, whole genome shotgun sequence genome contains a region encoding:
- the LOC136707894 gene encoding C-C motif chemokine 2-like, whose product MKKLLAVSVLFVGAFSSIFATNGPPVGCCIRVSRPKIPMGYVVDYRWQNNAMCPVKAVLLYTRNEKKLCADPNWSWTTRIINKIDLEKEREEKEEIKTKASAAEENREGVSSHTTAKPPVGSRGLQESATSAALKPDEYMQSTKAQQGLEKKSRRRKWKRKGKNRQRKRKGIKASQRANKKYL is encoded by the exons ATGAAGAAGCTGCTGGCTGTTAGTGTCCTCTTTGTCGGAGCATTCTCCAGTATCTTTGCAA cAAATGGACCACCGGTGGGTTGCTGCATCCGAGTAAGCCGTCCCAAAATCCCTATGGGCTACGTTGTGGACTATAGATGGCAAAATAATGCAATGTGCCCAGTCAAAGCTGTGCT GCTTTACACCCGAAATGAGAAGAAACTCTGTGCCGATCCTAACTGGAGCTGGACTACACGTATCATAAATAAGATAGATttggagaaggaaagagaagagaaggaggagatAAAGACAAAGGCTTCAGCAGCAGAAGAGAACAGAGAAGGGGTTTCCTCACACACCACTGCTAAGCCCCCAGTGGGCAGCAGGGGGCTACAAGAGTCAGCAACTTCAGCAGCTCTAAAACCAGATGAATATATGCAATCTACTAAAGCACAACAGGGTTTAGAGAAGAAAAGCAGGAGAAGAAAGtggaagagaaagggaaagaatagacagaggaaaagaaaagggaTAAAGGCAAGTCAGAGAGCGAACAAAAAGTATTTGTGA